In Myxocyprinus asiaticus isolate MX2 ecotype Aquarium Trade chromosome 32, UBuf_Myxa_2, whole genome shotgun sequence, one genomic interval encodes:
- the LOC127423579 gene encoding alpha-N-acetylgalactosaminide alpha-2,6-sialyltransferase 2-like isoform X2 codes for MPWQVMTFQSFTLKRYRYIGNDINSSLDYHPSAENELYSDAEQEHNSALQSNLQDFPLADRSKPDHANSNTNSSKPVPNNKTKSYKSAKPTEPDFFGDQYAIDDVPSQTNCPSSIKKHVSQTAFAEMFLQSIPVLQWAKHFTPEQYQRLSRYGGAHGWGSVDVEVLKSSLGILNTTANRLMFDDWEQRKNRSQCVRCAVVGNGGILNGSRKGKEIDEHDYVFRVNGAILKGFEKDVGSRTSFYTFSTNTMRNSMHSYAGLGYRGPPVTEETRYIFLPDHDRDYILMKAAATHTIIEKGPERSKTPPTYFGEDVTVEKFKMYHPDFIRYLRNRFLHSHILKTGARRIYRPSTGAVMLLAAIHTCDQVDAYGFMTPDYILYSDHYYDKQRHPVRFFANHDMKMEMKVWQQLHQAGLMNLYMRHSAQKDGR; via the exons ATGCCATGGCAAGTGATGACCTTCCAAAGCTTCACTCTAAAAAGATACAG GTATATCGGAAATGACATCAATAGCTCTTTGGACTACCACCCATCTGCTGAGAATGAACTATACAGTGATGCGGAGCAAGAGCACAATTCTGCCCTGCAATCAAATCTTCAGGATTTTCCATTAGCAGACAGATCAAAGCCTGATCATGCAAATTCAAACACAAACTCCTCAAAACCAGTGCCAAATAATAAGACAAAATCATACAAATCAGCAAAACCCACCGAACCAGACTTTTTTGGTGACCAATATGCCATAGATGATGTTCCTTCACAAACA AACTGTCCAAGCAGTATTAAAAAACATGTGTCTCAGACTGCATTTGCTGAAATGTTTCTCCAAAGCATTCCAGTCCTTCAGTGGGCAAAGCATTTCACTCCAGAACAGTACCAGCGGTTGAGTCGCTATGGAGGAGCGCATGGCTGGGGAAGCGTTGATGTCgaag TGTTGAAGAGCTCACTGGGAATTTTAAATACAACCGCAAATCGGTTAATGTTTGACGACTGGGAGCAGAGAAAGAACAGATCACAGTGTGTCCGCTGTGCCGTGGTGGGAAACGGTGGAATTCTGAATGGTTCAAGGAAAGGCAAGGAGATCGATGAGCATGACTACGTCTTCAG GGTGAATGGTGCAATTCTTAAGGGGTTTGAGAAGGATGTGGGATCGAGGACATCATTTTATACATTCTCCACTAACACCATGCGAAACTCCATGCATAGCTATGCTGGCCTAGGCTACAGGGGACCACCCGTAACCGAG GAAACTAGATACATTTTCCTGCCAGATCATGATAGAGATTATATACTTATGAAGGCAGCTGCTACACACACAATAATTGAGAAAGGCCCTGAGCGCAGCAAAAC ACCTCCTACATACTTCGGGGAAGATGTGACAGTAGAAAAATTCAAAATGTACCACCCAGACTTTATCCGTTACCTTAGAAACAG ATTCCTGCATTCGCACATTTTGAAAACAGGTGCGAGAAGGATTTACAGGCCGTCCACAGGAGCAGTAATGCTTCTGGCAGCTATTCATACCTGTGACcag GTAGATGCTTACGGGTTCATGACTCCTGACTACATTTTGTACTCGGACCACTACTACGACAAACAACGACATCCGGTGCGTTTCTTTGCCAATCATGACATGAAAATGGAAATGAAGGTGTGGCAACAGCTGCATCAAGCCGGACTGATGAATCTCTACATGCGCCACTCAGCGCAAAAGGATGGACGCTAG
- the LOC127423579 gene encoding alpha-N-acetylgalactosaminide alpha-2,6-sialyltransferase 2-like isoform X1, with protein sequence MTGQLPQRLLFWFIALVGIGLLALIVICVALQIQMPWQVMTFQSFTLKRYRYIGNDINSSLDYHPSAENELYSDAEQEHNSALQSNLQDFPLADRSKPDHANSNTNSSKPVPNNKTKSYKSAKPTEPDFFGDQYAIDDVPSQTNCPSSIKKHVSQTAFAEMFLQSIPVLQWAKHFTPEQYQRLSRYGGAHGWGSVDVEVLKSSLGILNTTANRLMFDDWEQRKNRSQCVRCAVVGNGGILNGSRKGKEIDEHDYVFRVNGAILKGFEKDVGSRTSFYTFSTNTMRNSMHSYAGLGYRGPPVTEETRYIFLPDHDRDYILMKAAATHTIIEKGPERSKTPPTYFGEDVTVEKFKMYHPDFIRYLRNRFLHSHILKTGARRIYRPSTGAVMLLAAIHTCDQVDAYGFMTPDYILYSDHYYDKQRHPVRFFANHDMKMEMKVWQQLHQAGLMNLYMRHSAQKDGR encoded by the exons ATGACAGGCCAACTACCTCAGAGGCTATTGTTTTGGTTCATTGCGTTGGTGGGCATCGGATTGTTGGCGTTAATTGTGATATGTGTGGCTCTGCAGATTCAGATGCCATGGCAAGTGATGACCTTCCAAAGCTTCACTCTAAAAAGATACAG GTATATCGGAAATGACATCAATAGCTCTTTGGACTACCACCCATCTGCTGAGAATGAACTATACAGTGATGCGGAGCAAGAGCACAATTCTGCCCTGCAATCAAATCTTCAGGATTTTCCATTAGCAGACAGATCAAAGCCTGATCATGCAAATTCAAACACAAACTCCTCAAAACCAGTGCCAAATAATAAGACAAAATCATACAAATCAGCAAAACCCACCGAACCAGACTTTTTTGGTGACCAATATGCCATAGATGATGTTCCTTCACAAACA AACTGTCCAAGCAGTATTAAAAAACATGTGTCTCAGACTGCATTTGCTGAAATGTTTCTCCAAAGCATTCCAGTCCTTCAGTGGGCAAAGCATTTCACTCCAGAACAGTACCAGCGGTTGAGTCGCTATGGAGGAGCGCATGGCTGGGGAAGCGTTGATGTCgaag TGTTGAAGAGCTCACTGGGAATTTTAAATACAACCGCAAATCGGTTAATGTTTGACGACTGGGAGCAGAGAAAGAACAGATCACAGTGTGTCCGCTGTGCCGTGGTGGGAAACGGTGGAATTCTGAATGGTTCAAGGAAAGGCAAGGAGATCGATGAGCATGACTACGTCTTCAG GGTGAATGGTGCAATTCTTAAGGGGTTTGAGAAGGATGTGGGATCGAGGACATCATTTTATACATTCTCCACTAACACCATGCGAAACTCCATGCATAGCTATGCTGGCCTAGGCTACAGGGGACCACCCGTAACCGAG GAAACTAGATACATTTTCCTGCCAGATCATGATAGAGATTATATACTTATGAAGGCAGCTGCTACACACACAATAATTGAGAAAGGCCCTGAGCGCAGCAAAAC ACCTCCTACATACTTCGGGGAAGATGTGACAGTAGAAAAATTCAAAATGTACCACCCAGACTTTATCCGTTACCTTAGAAACAG ATTCCTGCATTCGCACATTTTGAAAACAGGTGCGAGAAGGATTTACAGGCCGTCCACAGGAGCAGTAATGCTTCTGGCAGCTATTCATACCTGTGACcag GTAGATGCTTACGGGTTCATGACTCCTGACTACATTTTGTACTCGGACCACTACTACGACAAACAACGACATCCGGTGCGTTTCTTTGCCAATCATGACATGAAAATGGAAATGAAGGTGTGGCAACAGCTGCATCAAGCCGGACTGATGAATCTCTACATGCGCCACTCAGCGCAAAAGGATGGACGCTAG
- the LOC127423579 gene encoding alpha-N-acetylgalactosaminide alpha-2,6-sialyltransferase 2-like isoform X3, whose amino-acid sequence MTGQLPQRLLFWFIALVGIGLLALIVICVALQIQMPWQVMTFQSFTLKRYRYIGNDINSSLDYHPSAENELYSDAEQEHNSALQSNLQDFPLADRSKPDHANSNTNSSKPVPNNKTKSYKSAKPTEPDFFGDQYAIDDVPSQTNCPSSIKKHVSQTAFAEMFLQSIPVLQWAKHFTPEQYQRLSRYGGAHGWGSVDVEVLKSSLGILNTTANRLMFDDWEQRKNRSQCVRCAVVGNGGILNGSRKGKEIDEHDYVFRVNGAILKGFEKDVGSRTSFYTFSTNTMRNSMHSYAGLGYRGPPVTEETRYIFLPDHDRDYILMKAAATHTIIEKGPERSKTPPTYFGEDVTVEKFKMYHPDFIRYLRNRFLHSHILKTGARRIYRPSTGAVMLLAAIHTCDQVAICTKSEEEECESER is encoded by the exons ATGACAGGCCAACTACCTCAGAGGCTATTGTTTTGGTTCATTGCGTTGGTGGGCATCGGATTGTTGGCGTTAATTGTGATATGTGTGGCTCTGCAGATTCAGATGCCATGGCAAGTGATGACCTTCCAAAGCTTCACTCTAAAAAGATACAG GTATATCGGAAATGACATCAATAGCTCTTTGGACTACCACCCATCTGCTGAGAATGAACTATACAGTGATGCGGAGCAAGAGCACAATTCTGCCCTGCAATCAAATCTTCAGGATTTTCCATTAGCAGACAGATCAAAGCCTGATCATGCAAATTCAAACACAAACTCCTCAAAACCAGTGCCAAATAATAAGACAAAATCATACAAATCAGCAAAACCCACCGAACCAGACTTTTTTGGTGACCAATATGCCATAGATGATGTTCCTTCACAAACA AACTGTCCAAGCAGTATTAAAAAACATGTGTCTCAGACTGCATTTGCTGAAATGTTTCTCCAAAGCATTCCAGTCCTTCAGTGGGCAAAGCATTTCACTCCAGAACAGTACCAGCGGTTGAGTCGCTATGGAGGAGCGCATGGCTGGGGAAGCGTTGATGTCgaag TGTTGAAGAGCTCACTGGGAATTTTAAATACAACCGCAAATCGGTTAATGTTTGACGACTGGGAGCAGAGAAAGAACAGATCACAGTGTGTCCGCTGTGCCGTGGTGGGAAACGGTGGAATTCTGAATGGTTCAAGGAAAGGCAAGGAGATCGATGAGCATGACTACGTCTTCAG GGTGAATGGTGCAATTCTTAAGGGGTTTGAGAAGGATGTGGGATCGAGGACATCATTTTATACATTCTCCACTAACACCATGCGAAACTCCATGCATAGCTATGCTGGCCTAGGCTACAGGGGACCACCCGTAACCGAG GAAACTAGATACATTTTCCTGCCAGATCATGATAGAGATTATATACTTATGAAGGCAGCTGCTACACACACAATAATTGAGAAAGGCCCTGAGCGCAGCAAAAC ACCTCCTACATACTTCGGGGAAGATGTGACAGTAGAAAAATTCAAAATGTACCACCCAGACTTTATCCGTTACCTTAGAAACAG ATTCCTGCATTCGCACATTTTGAAAACAGGTGCGAGAAGGATTTACAGGCCGTCCACAGGAGCAGTAATGCTTCTGGCAGCTATTCATACCTGTGACcag gtggcgatatgcaccaaatcagaagaagaagaatgtgaaagtgaaag GTAG
- the LOC127423579 gene encoding alpha-N-acetylgalactosaminide alpha-2,6-sialyltransferase 2-like isoform X4: protein MTGQLPQRLLFWFIALVGIGLLALIVICVALQIQMPWQVMTFQSFTLKRYRYIGNDINSSLDYHPSAENELYSDAEQEHNSALQSNLQDFPLADRSKPDHANSNTNSSKPVPNNKTKSYKSAKPTEPDFFGDQYAIDDVPSQTNCPSSIKKHVSQTAFAEMFLQSIPVLQWAKHFTPEQYQRLSRYGGAHGWGSVDVEVLKSSLGILNTTANRLMFDDWEQRKNRSQCVRCAVVGNGGILNGSRKGKEIDEHDYVFRVNGAILKGFEKDVGSRTSFYTFSTNTMRNSMHSYAGLGYRGPPVTEETRYIFLPDHDRDYILMKAAATHTIIEKGPERSKTPPTYFGEDVTVEKFKMYHPDFIRYLRNRFLHSHILKTGARRIYRPSTGAVMLLAAIHTCDQ from the exons ATGACAGGCCAACTACCTCAGAGGCTATTGTTTTGGTTCATTGCGTTGGTGGGCATCGGATTGTTGGCGTTAATTGTGATATGTGTGGCTCTGCAGATTCAGATGCCATGGCAAGTGATGACCTTCCAAAGCTTCACTCTAAAAAGATACAG GTATATCGGAAATGACATCAATAGCTCTTTGGACTACCACCCATCTGCTGAGAATGAACTATACAGTGATGCGGAGCAAGAGCACAATTCTGCCCTGCAATCAAATCTTCAGGATTTTCCATTAGCAGACAGATCAAAGCCTGATCATGCAAATTCAAACACAAACTCCTCAAAACCAGTGCCAAATAATAAGACAAAATCATACAAATCAGCAAAACCCACCGAACCAGACTTTTTTGGTGACCAATATGCCATAGATGATGTTCCTTCACAAACA AACTGTCCAAGCAGTATTAAAAAACATGTGTCTCAGACTGCATTTGCTGAAATGTTTCTCCAAAGCATTCCAGTCCTTCAGTGGGCAAAGCATTTCACTCCAGAACAGTACCAGCGGTTGAGTCGCTATGGAGGAGCGCATGGCTGGGGAAGCGTTGATGTCgaag TGTTGAAGAGCTCACTGGGAATTTTAAATACAACCGCAAATCGGTTAATGTTTGACGACTGGGAGCAGAGAAAGAACAGATCACAGTGTGTCCGCTGTGCCGTGGTGGGAAACGGTGGAATTCTGAATGGTTCAAGGAAAGGCAAGGAGATCGATGAGCATGACTACGTCTTCAG GGTGAATGGTGCAATTCTTAAGGGGTTTGAGAAGGATGTGGGATCGAGGACATCATTTTATACATTCTCCACTAACACCATGCGAAACTCCATGCATAGCTATGCTGGCCTAGGCTACAGGGGACCACCCGTAACCGAG GAAACTAGATACATTTTCCTGCCAGATCATGATAGAGATTATATACTTATGAAGGCAGCTGCTACACACACAATAATTGAGAAAGGCCCTGAGCGCAGCAAAAC ACCTCCTACATACTTCGGGGAAGATGTGACAGTAGAAAAATTCAAAATGTACCACCCAGACTTTATCCGTTACCTTAGAAACAG ATTCCTGCATTCGCACATTTTGAAAACAGGTGCGAGAAGGATTTACAGGCCGTCCACAGGAGCAGTAATGCTTCTGGCAGCTATTCATACCTGTGACcag tag